Proteins from a single region of Catenulispora acidiphila DSM 44928:
- a CDS encoding PucR family transcriptional regulator, translating to MATPTTDQLQDLVDLISQLASSSATLEDRDFDLVAFASQSGGLDVIRQRSILQRRSTPEVRAWFEGFGIARSELPVRTPADPEHGVLPRVCLPARWNGVTYGYVWLLDVDGHLDDALLASAMHEASRAGALLAQQARVRERMEERLQNLLSPDRAVAEQAAEEISDLGLVDRDRKITVVVLETRNQDWQSVPLNLWRLPRSVLAAPETDHISLLVPEPHSVADIAERALELYRERLESDARKDVLVGIGAPREDLAEARASWREARLAVRVGRAVPTFRPTAVWADLGIYRLLACGPQRELRDAVVDPAVRRLLEEPDLLITVQTYLDHAGSAQQTAAALSIHRQTLYHRLEKIERITGLDLADGRDRLRLHLGVSLAPLVGG from the coding sequence ATGGCGACACCGACCACCGATCAGCTGCAGGACCTCGTGGACCTCATCTCCCAGCTCGCGTCGTCTTCGGCGACGCTGGAGGACCGGGACTTCGACCTGGTGGCGTTCGCCTCGCAGTCCGGCGGTCTGGACGTCATCCGGCAGCGTTCGATCTTGCAGCGGCGCTCCACTCCGGAGGTGCGCGCCTGGTTCGAGGGGTTCGGGATCGCGCGCAGTGAACTGCCGGTCCGTACACCCGCGGACCCGGAACACGGAGTGCTGCCGCGGGTGTGTCTGCCGGCGCGGTGGAACGGGGTGACGTACGGGTACGTATGGCTGCTCGACGTAGACGGCCACCTGGACGACGCACTCCTCGCGAGCGCTATGCACGAGGCGTCCCGTGCCGGCGCACTGTTGGCGCAACAGGCGCGAGTCAGGGAGCGGATGGAGGAGCGTCTCCAGAACCTGCTCTCCCCGGATCGCGCGGTCGCGGAGCAGGCTGCCGAGGAGATCTCGGATCTCGGGCTTGTGGACCGGGACCGGAAGATCACAGTGGTGGTCCTGGAGACGCGGAATCAGGATTGGCAGTCCGTGCCGCTCAACCTGTGGCGGCTTCCGCGGTCGGTCTTGGCGGCTCCGGAGACGGATCACATCAGCCTGTTGGTTCCGGAACCCCACTCCGTCGCCGATATCGCGGAGCGCGCATTGGAGCTCTATAGAGAGCGCCTAGAGAGCGATGCAAGGAAAGACGTACTCGTCGGGATCGGTGCGCCGCGCGAGGATTTGGCGGAGGCTCGGGCGAGCTGGCGCGAGGCTCGGCTCGCGGTGCGCGTCGGGCGCGCGGTGCCGACGTTCCGGCCCACGGCGGTGTGGGCGGACCTGGGGATCTATCGGCTGCTCGCGTGCGGTCCGCAGCGAGAGCTCCGGGACGCTGTCGTGGACCCGGCTGTGCGGCGGCTGTTGGAGGAGCCGGATCTGCTCATCACGGTACAGACGTATCTGGACCACGCGGGAAGCGCGCAGCAGACGGCCGCCGCTCTGAGCATCCATCGGCAGACGCTGTACCACCGGCTGGAGAAGATCGAGCGGATCACCGGTCTCGACCTGGCTGACGGTCGAGACCGGTTGCGCCTGCACCTGGGGGTGTCGCTCGCTCCGCTGGTGGGCGGATAG
- a CDS encoding proline dehydrogenase family protein: MLSQTLLAASRSAKMRGMITGVPLTRRVVDRFVAGDNLDQASLIISDLVDQGLAVTVDRLGEDTQDAADAAATRDAYLEMLKRFADLGIAHRTEVSLKLSALGQKLPQDAEKIALENAIAIAEAARDAGTTMTLDMEDHTTVDATLGALRELRGEFPWVGVAIQAALFRTEGDVADLATAGSRVRLVKGAYMEPASVAHQEKHEVDKAYVRAMKTLMRSSAYPMIASHDQRMIDIAHALIAETGRAHDAQEFQMLHGIRTTEQHRLVDGGDTMRVYVPFGDDWYGYFMRRLAERPANVMFFLNSLVKR; the protein is encoded by the coding sequence ATGCTCAGCCAAACGCTTCTCGCCGCCTCCCGCAGCGCCAAGATGCGCGGGATGATCACCGGTGTCCCCTTGACCCGCCGCGTCGTCGACCGGTTCGTCGCGGGGGACAACCTGGACCAGGCCAGCCTGATCATCAGCGACCTGGTGGACCAGGGTCTGGCGGTCACCGTGGACCGGCTCGGCGAGGACACCCAGGACGCCGCTGACGCCGCCGCCACCCGCGACGCCTACCTGGAGATGCTCAAGCGTTTCGCCGACCTCGGCATCGCGCACCGCACCGAGGTCTCGCTCAAGCTCTCCGCCCTCGGCCAGAAGCTTCCCCAGGACGCCGAGAAGATCGCGTTGGAGAACGCCATCGCGATCGCCGAGGCGGCGCGCGACGCCGGGACCACCATGACCCTGGACATGGAGGACCACACCACGGTCGACGCCACCCTCGGCGCCCTGCGCGAGCTGCGCGGCGAGTTCCCGTGGGTCGGCGTGGCGATCCAGGCCGCGCTGTTCCGCACCGAGGGCGACGTCGCCGACCTGGCCACCGCCGGCTCTCGGGTGCGGCTGGTGAAGGGCGCGTATATGGAGCCCGCCTCCGTCGCGCACCAGGAGAAGCACGAGGTGGACAAGGCGTACGTGCGCGCCATGAAGACCCTGATGCGCTCCTCGGCGTACCCGATGATCGCCAGCCACGACCAGCGCATGATCGACATCGCGCACGCGCTGATCGCCGAGACCGGCCGCGCGCACGACGCGCAGGAGTTCCAGATGCTGCACGGCATCCGGACCACCGAACAGCACAGGCTGGTCGACGGCGGCGACACGATGCGCGTGTACGTGCCCTTCGGCGACGACTGGTACGGCTACTTCATGCGCCGGCTGGCCGAGCGCCCGGCCAACGTCATGTTCTTCCTGAACTCGCTCGTCAAGCGCTAA
- a CDS encoding cystathionine beta-synthase — protein MKYAESMVDLVGDTPLVKLNNVTKGLQATVLAKVEYFNPGGSVKDRIALRMIEAAERSGALKPGGTIVEPTSGNTGVGLAIVAQQKGYKCVFVCPDKVSTDKINVLRAYGAEVVVCPYAVAPEHPDSYYNVSDRLVREIPGAWKPDQYSNPENPASHYHSTGPELWQQTDGRITAFVAGVGTGGTISGTGRYLKDVSDGAVKVIGADPEGSVYSGGSGRPYLVEGVGEDFWPTAYDRTVADEIIAVSDKDSFLMTRRLAREEGLLVGGSCGMAVVAALEYAARLGPDDVVVVILPDSGRGYLSKIFNDDWMADYGFLNPGTEEPTVAEVFARKGQGLPDLVHMHPHETVGEAIETLREYGVSQMPVVKEEPPVMAAEVIGSIVERDLLRALFYEKASLEDRLDEHMSPPLPQVGSGEPVSALVTALEKADAAVVLVEGKPQGVVSRQDLLGFLGHEASVSLGS, from the coding sequence ATGAAGTACGCCGAGTCCATGGTCGATCTGGTGGGCGACACACCCCTGGTGAAATTGAACAACGTCACCAAGGGCCTCCAGGCGACCGTCCTGGCCAAGGTCGAGTACTTCAACCCCGGCGGCTCCGTGAAGGACCGGATCGCCCTGCGGATGATCGAGGCGGCGGAGCGCTCCGGCGCGCTCAAGCCCGGCGGCACCATCGTGGAGCCCACCTCCGGCAACACCGGTGTGGGGCTGGCCATCGTGGCGCAGCAGAAGGGCTACAAGTGCGTCTTCGTCTGCCCGGACAAGGTCTCGACGGACAAGATCAACGTCCTGCGGGCCTACGGCGCCGAAGTCGTCGTGTGCCCCTACGCGGTCGCCCCCGAGCACCCGGACTCGTACTACAACGTCTCCGACCGCCTGGTCCGCGAGATCCCCGGCGCCTGGAAGCCCGACCAGTACTCCAACCCTGAGAACCCGGCCTCGCACTACCATTCCACCGGCCCGGAGCTCTGGCAGCAGACCGACGGCAGGATCACGGCGTTCGTCGCCGGCGTCGGCACCGGCGGGACCATCTCCGGGACCGGCCGCTACCTCAAGGACGTCTCCGACGGCGCCGTCAAGGTGATCGGCGCCGACCCCGAGGGCTCGGTCTACTCCGGCGGCAGCGGCCGTCCCTACCTGGTGGAGGGCGTCGGCGAGGACTTCTGGCCGACCGCGTACGACCGCACCGTCGCCGACGAGATCATCGCGGTGTCCGACAAGGACTCCTTCCTGATGACCCGCCGCCTGGCCCGCGAGGAGGGCCTGCTGGTCGGCGGCTCCTGCGGCATGGCCGTGGTCGCCGCGCTGGAGTACGCCGCGCGCCTGGGACCGGACGACGTCGTCGTGGTGATCCTGCCGGACTCCGGCCGCGGCTACCTGTCGAAGATCTTCAACGACGACTGGATGGCCGACTACGGCTTCCTGAACCCCGGCACCGAGGAGCCCACCGTCGCGGAGGTCTTCGCGCGCAAGGGCCAGGGCCTGCCGGACCTGGTCCACATGCACCCGCACGAGACCGTCGGCGAGGCGATCGAGACCCTGCGCGAGTACGGCGTCTCGCAGATGCCCGTGGTCAAGGAGGAGCCGCCGGTCATGGCCGCCGAGGTGATCGGCTCCATCGTCGAGCGGGACCTGTTGCGCGCGCTGTTCTACGAGAAGGCCTCGCTGGAGGACCGCCTCGACGAGCACATGTCCCCGCCGCTGCCCCAGGTCGGCTCCGGCGAGCCGGTGTCGGCGCTGGTCACGGCGCTGGAGAAGGCGGACGCCGCGGTCGTGCTGGTCGAGGGCAAGCCGCAGGGCGTGGTGAGCCGCCAGGACCTGCTCGGGTTCCTCGGGCACGAGGCGTCCGTCTCGCTGGGCAGCTGA
- a CDS encoding sensor histidine kinase yields MAALTVNMMDRKAYFWGIQALRSGGLVALGITLFGVSPKPGLHERGLAVTITLAVVAVAWIGMITFDIRKWPIEYPLALLSVSGGLLSILQPGPAIFVPAVAAFSAGSNLAPQVSAAITVAGALSLTVTALVIGAPTSAVLGFVVILGTALAMGTVRYAIAQRAGQAEQLLEQTLRASAAETEAAVLGERTRIAREIHDILAHSLGALAMQVEAAQALLTQENPDIAKAVRCVERAGQLTREGLVESRRAVHALREDIGPLSEMIGTMVEADGGTMTTVGEPRKLQADAALALYRTAQEAVTNARKHAPGKAPSVDLRYDPDAVRLTVTNELAEADAARPLTDSGGGFGLSGLRERMELAGGTLEAGRDGEDWKVRAVVPG; encoded by the coding sequence ATGGCAGCGCTGACGGTGAACATGATGGACCGCAAGGCCTATTTCTGGGGCATCCAGGCCCTGCGCTCCGGCGGTCTGGTGGCCCTCGGCATCACGCTGTTCGGGGTGAGCCCGAAGCCGGGTCTGCACGAGCGCGGGCTGGCCGTCACCATCACGTTGGCCGTGGTGGCGGTGGCCTGGATCGGGATGATCACGTTCGACATCCGCAAGTGGCCCATCGAGTACCCCCTCGCCCTGCTGTCGGTCAGCGGCGGCCTGCTGTCGATCCTGCAACCGGGACCGGCGATCTTCGTCCCGGCGGTCGCGGCGTTCTCCGCGGGCTCCAACCTGGCGCCGCAGGTCTCGGCGGCGATCACGGTCGCCGGCGCCCTGTCGCTGACCGTCACCGCGCTGGTGATCGGCGCGCCGACCTCGGCGGTGCTCGGCTTCGTCGTCATCCTGGGAACCGCGCTGGCGATGGGCACGGTCCGCTACGCGATCGCCCAGCGCGCGGGCCAGGCCGAACAGCTGCTGGAGCAGACCCTGCGCGCGTCGGCGGCCGAGACCGAGGCGGCGGTGCTCGGCGAGCGCACCCGCATCGCCCGCGAGATCCACGACATCCTGGCGCACTCGCTCGGGGCGCTGGCGATGCAGGTCGAGGCCGCGCAGGCGTTGCTGACGCAGGAGAATCCGGACATCGCGAAAGCCGTCCGCTGCGTGGAGCGCGCCGGGCAGCTGACGCGCGAAGGCCTCGTGGAGAGCCGCCGCGCCGTCCACGCGCTGCGCGAGGACATCGGCCCGCTCTCGGAGATGATCGGCACCATGGTCGAGGCCGACGGCGGCACGATGACCACGGTCGGCGAACCCCGCAAGCTCCAGGCGGACGCGGCGCTGGCGCTGTACCGCACGGCGCAGGAAGCGGTGACGAACGCGCGAAAGCACGCGCCGGGCAAGGCGCCGTCGGTCGATCTGCGCTACGACCCCGACGCGGTCCGCCTGACGGTGACCAACGAACTCGCCGAAGCCGACGCCGCCCGGCCGCTGACGGACTCCGGCGGCGGCTTCGGTCTCAGCGGACTGCGCGAGCGGATGGAACTGGCCGGCGGCACGCTGGAGGCCGGGCGCGACGGGGAGGATTGGAAGGTGCGAGCGGTCGTGCCGGGCTGA
- a CDS encoding sensor histidine kinase: protein MTNTNKRLSAVLEGGFWFFVMLFPMLLGTIALTLVAGMAGIGLGLLLLPPAAVYLRWLADLRRTKVRAWRGIEIPRPYRAAPEFGPGFGGYFERIKFHGTDPAFWRDGAWVLVDPVVGAFLALLPLALVMEGLYGFVISALWSLFVDHGFNDWFGFIHVHKGNEGMRWAPSALGVLEIALGFAIAPKMLELHARWSRVLLAPTPAQVEARMKHLTQTRADAVDTQAAELRRIERDLHDGAQARLVAMGMHLNAASQLMERDPEAAQKLLSEARDSSAKALSELRDLVRGIHPPVLADRGLVDAVRATALDSPLDVEVHAEVPGRLDAPLESAAYFAVSEALTNVAKHAHAGHVWIDMRVHNGLLKITVSDDGIGGADLDKGSGLRGIERRLATFDGILALSSPQGGPTVVTMELPCVSSSPKTSSSSGTA, encoded by the coding sequence ATGACGAACACCAACAAGCGACTGAGCGCCGTCCTGGAGGGCGGGTTCTGGTTCTTCGTGATGCTGTTCCCGATGCTGCTGGGCACCATCGCCCTGACGCTGGTGGCCGGCATGGCCGGTATCGGGCTCGGCCTGCTCCTGCTCCCGCCGGCCGCGGTCTACCTGCGCTGGCTGGCCGACCTGCGGCGCACGAAGGTGCGGGCCTGGCGGGGCATCGAGATCCCGCGGCCCTACCGCGCCGCGCCGGAGTTCGGTCCCGGGTTCGGCGGCTACTTCGAGAGGATCAAGTTCCACGGCACCGACCCGGCGTTCTGGCGGGACGGCGCGTGGGTGCTCGTCGACCCGGTCGTCGGCGCGTTCCTGGCGCTCCTCCCCCTCGCCTTGGTGATGGAGGGCCTGTACGGCTTCGTGATCAGTGCCCTGTGGAGCCTGTTCGTCGACCACGGCTTCAACGACTGGTTCGGCTTCATCCACGTCCACAAGGGCAACGAGGGCATGCGCTGGGCGCCGTCGGCCCTCGGCGTCCTGGAGATCGCCCTGGGCTTCGCCATCGCGCCGAAGATGCTGGAGTTGCACGCCCGCTGGTCCCGCGTCCTGCTGGCGCCGACGCCGGCCCAGGTCGAGGCCCGGATGAAGCACCTGACCCAGACCCGTGCCGACGCCGTGGACACCCAGGCCGCCGAGCTGCGCCGGATCGAGCGCGATCTGCACGACGGCGCGCAGGCGCGGCTGGTCGCCATGGGCATGCACCTCAACGCGGCCTCACAATTGATGGAGCGCGACCCCGAGGCGGCGCAGAAGCTCCTGTCGGAAGCCCGCGATTCCTCGGCCAAGGCGCTGTCCGAGCTGCGTGACCTGGTGCGCGGCATCCACCCGCCGGTGCTGGCCGACCGCGGTCTGGTCGACGCGGTGCGCGCCACGGCGCTGGACTCGCCGCTGGACGTCGAGGTCCACGCCGAGGTCCCCGGACGGCTGGACGCGCCGCTGGAGTCGGCGGCGTACTTCGCGGTCAGCGAGGCCCTGACCAACGTCGCCAAGCACGCCCACGCCGGGCACGTCTGGATCGACATGCGGGTCCACAACGGCTTGCTGAAGATCACGGTCAGCGACGACGGAATCGGCGGCGCGGATCTGGACAAGGGCAGCGGACTGCGCGGGATCGAGCGCCGGCTTGCTACCTTCGACGGGATCCTCGCCCTGAGCAGCCCGCAGGGCGGACCGACTGTCGTGACCATGGAGCTGCCGTGCGTGTCGTCCTCGCCGAAGACCTCTTCCTCCTCCGGGACGGCATGA
- a CDS encoding DUF4287 domain-containing protein, whose product MTIHHSEQTHRNLLARIPAATGRSLDTWFQLVNEGPSLPRFEERVSWLRAEHDLPRGYANAIVHEMDLKRAARAFG is encoded by the coding sequence ATGACGATCCACCACTCCGAACAGACCCATCGCAACCTCCTCGCCCGCATCCCCGCAGCCACCGGCCGCAGCCTGGACACCTGGTTCCAGCTGGTCAACGAAGGCCCGTCCCTCCCGCGCTTCGAAGAGCGGGTCAGCTGGCTCCGTGCCGAGCACGACCTCCCGCGTGGCTACGCCAACGCGATCGTCCACGAGATGGACCTGAAGCGCGCCGCGCGCGCATTCGGATAA
- a CDS encoding LuxR C-terminal-related transcriptional regulator: protein MRVVLAEDLFLLRDGMIRLLEAYGFEIAAAVGDGPALVEALVNERPDVAVVDVRMPPTFTDEGLRAVLEARQVVPGLPVLVLSQYVEQLYAGELLADGAGAIGYLLKDRVFDSDSFVDAVRRVAGGGTVMDPEVISKLLARGARKEPLGALTDREREVLSLMAEGRSNAAIAERLVITERAIAKHTSNIFMKLGLPESGDDNRRVLAVLAYLKA from the coding sequence GTGCGTGTCGTCCTCGCCGAAGACCTCTTCCTCCTCCGGGACGGCATGATCCGGCTGCTGGAGGCGTACGGATTCGAGATCGCGGCGGCCGTCGGCGACGGCCCCGCACTCGTCGAGGCCCTGGTGAATGAGCGCCCTGACGTGGCGGTAGTGGACGTGCGCATGCCGCCGACGTTCACCGACGAGGGATTGCGCGCGGTCCTGGAGGCCCGGCAGGTCGTGCCGGGCCTGCCGGTGTTGGTGCTCTCGCAGTACGTCGAGCAGCTCTACGCCGGCGAACTGCTCGCCGACGGCGCCGGCGCGATCGGCTACCTGCTCAAGGACCGGGTCTTCGACTCCGACAGCTTCGTGGACGCGGTCCGGCGGGTCGCGGGCGGCGGGACCGTGATGGACCCCGAGGTGATCTCGAAGCTGCTGGCGCGCGGGGCCCGCAAGGAACCGCTCGGCGCGCTGACCGACCGCGAGCGCGAAGTGCTCTCCCTGATGGCCGAGGGCCGGTCGAACGCCGCGATCGCCGAGCGCTTGGTGATCACCGAGCGCGCGATCGCCAAGCACACCTCCAACATCTTCATGAAGCTGGGTCTGCCGGAGTCGGGCGACGACAACCGGCGGGTGTTGGCGGTGCTGGCGTATCTGAAGGCGTGA
- a CDS encoding SGNH/GDSL hydrolase family protein: protein MTGLTRLGVAKRVAAAAALGGGGIGVLTGGAIGLIVAEAKLARRAIGPAKGDPPRADGVYGAWYATPGVEVIRMAVLGDSSAAGYGVTESARTPGALLASGLAEAANSPVRLHNVAKVGGQSSDLGWQLERVLASAPDGQAPHVVMIMIGANDVTHRVKVAESVRFLGDAVRRLRAAGIEVVVGTCPDLGTIRPVAQPLRRLARRWSRQLAAAQTVEVVSAGGRTVSLGSLLGPEFDARPEDMFGPDRFHPSAEGYAAAAMALLPSIAAAIGRWPDAAAGQPDVLEPARGEARMPLARAAVLAARHGGTEVGREVGSAARAGWGILRHRRRQQIAEPVVPEGADKTDAEAAGSGSGSGKEAGTGAKATVSNDVAAS, encoded by the coding sequence ATGACCGGGCTCACAAGGCTGGGTGTCGCCAAGCGTGTCGCCGCTGCCGCCGCACTAGGCGGCGGGGGGATCGGGGTCCTCACAGGCGGCGCTATCGGGCTGATCGTCGCCGAGGCGAAACTCGCCCGGCGGGCCATCGGCCCTGCCAAAGGAGATCCGCCGCGCGCGGACGGGGTTTACGGGGCGTGGTACGCCACGCCCGGCGTCGAGGTGATCCGCATGGCGGTCCTCGGCGACAGTTCCGCGGCCGGCTACGGCGTGACCGAGTCGGCGCGCACGCCCGGCGCGCTGTTGGCGTCCGGGCTGGCCGAGGCGGCCAATTCCCCGGTGCGGCTGCACAACGTGGCGAAGGTCGGCGGCCAGTCCTCGGACCTGGGCTGGCAGCTGGAGCGGGTGCTGGCGTCCGCGCCGGACGGCCAGGCGCCGCACGTCGTCATGATCATGATCGGCGCCAACGACGTGACGCACCGGGTCAAGGTCGCCGAGTCGGTCCGCTTCCTGGGCGACGCCGTGCGCCGGCTGCGCGCGGCCGGGATCGAGGTCGTCGTCGGCACCTGCCCGGACCTGGGCACCATCCGCCCCGTGGCGCAGCCCTTGCGCCGCCTGGCGCGCCGCTGGTCCCGCCAGCTCGCCGCCGCGCAGACCGTGGAAGTCGTCTCCGCCGGCGGCCGCACGGTCTCCCTGGGCTCGCTGCTCGGCCCGGAATTCGACGCCCGCCCGGAGGACATGTTCGGCCCGGACCGCTTCCACCCCAGCGCCGAGGGCTACGCGGCCGCCGCCATGGCCCTGCTCCCCTCGATCGCCGCCGCCATCGGCCGCTGGCCCGACGCCGCCGCCGGCCAGCCGGACGTCCTGGAACCGGCCCGCGGCGAAGCCCGCATGCCCCTGGCCCGCGCCGCCGTCCTCGCCGCCCGCCACGGCGGCACCGAGGTCGGCCGCGAGGTCGGCAGCGCCGCCCGCGCCGGCTGGGGCATCCTGCGCCACCGCCGCCGCCAGCAGATCGCCGAGCCGGTGGTCCCGGAGGGCGCCGACAAGACCGACGCCGAGGCGGCGGGATCCGGCTCCGGATCCGGCAAGGAAGCCGGGACCGGCGCGAAAGCGACAGTCTCGAACGACGTCGCGGCTTCCTGA
- a CDS encoding acetyl-CoA C-acetyltransferase, which produces MPEAVIVSTARSPIGRAFKGSMTSIRPDDLTTQMVRAALDKVPGLDPREIDDLYLGCGLPGGESGYNMGRVVATLLGYDHLPAATITRYCASSLQTTRMAFHAIKAGEGDVFISAGVETVSRYVKGSSDGLPDTQNPLFTDAVNRTNEFAAGGQVWHDPREDDTLPDVYIAMGQTAENLAQIKGISRKEQDEFGVRSQNLAEKAIADGFWEKDITPVTLPDGTVVSKDDGPRPGVTYEKTSTLAPVFRPDGTVTAGNCCPLNDGAAAVVIMSDTKARELGLTPLARIVATGVTAISPEIMGIGPVGATQNALKHAGMTIGDIDLVEINEAFAAQVIPSYQDLGIDLDKLNVNGGAIAVGHPFGMTGARITSTLINSLQWHDKQFGLETMCVGGGQGMALILERLS; this is translated from the coding sequence ATGCCCGAGGCAGTGATCGTCTCCACCGCGCGTTCCCCGATCGGCCGCGCCTTCAAGGGCTCGATGACCTCCATCCGGCCCGACGACCTCACCACGCAGATGGTGCGCGCCGCGCTGGACAAGGTCCCCGGCCTGGACCCGCGCGAGATCGACGACCTGTACCTGGGCTGCGGCCTGCCGGGCGGGGAGTCCGGCTACAACATGGGCCGCGTGGTCGCCACGCTGCTGGGCTACGACCACCTCCCGGCCGCGACCATCACCCGCTACTGCGCGTCCTCGCTGCAGACCACGCGCATGGCCTTCCACGCCATCAAGGCCGGCGAGGGCGACGTGTTCATCTCCGCGGGCGTCGAGACGGTCTCGCGGTACGTCAAGGGCTCCTCCGACGGACTGCCGGACACCCAGAACCCGCTGTTCACCGACGCGGTGAACCGCACCAACGAGTTCGCCGCCGGCGGCCAGGTCTGGCACGACCCGCGCGAGGACGACACGCTGCCGGACGTCTACATCGCGATGGGCCAGACCGCCGAGAACCTGGCGCAGATCAAGGGGATCTCGCGCAAGGAGCAGGACGAGTTCGGCGTCCGCTCGCAGAACCTGGCCGAGAAGGCGATCGCCGACGGCTTCTGGGAGAAGGACATCACCCCGGTCACGCTGCCGGACGGCACCGTGGTCAGCAAGGACGACGGCCCGCGCCCCGGCGTCACCTACGAGAAGACCTCGACCCTGGCGCCGGTCTTCCGCCCCGACGGCACCGTGACGGCCGGCAACTGCTGCCCGCTGAACGACGGCGCCGCGGCCGTGGTCATCATGTCCGACACCAAGGCCCGCGAGCTCGGCCTGACCCCGCTGGCCCGGATCGTGGCCACCGGCGTCACCGCGATCTCCCCGGAGATCATGGGCATCGGCCCGGTCGGCGCCACGCAGAACGCGCTCAAGCACGCCGGCATGACCATCGGCGACATCGACCTGGTCGAGATCAACGAGGCGTTCGCCGCCCAGGTCATCCCGTCCTACCAGGACCTGGGGATCGACCTGGACAAGCTGAACGTGAACGGCGGCGCGATCGCCGTGGGCCACCCCTTCGGGATGACCGGCGCGCGGATCACCAGCACCCTGATCAACTCGCTGCAGTGGCACGACAAGCAGTTCGGTCTGGAGACCATGTGCGTCGGCGGCGGTCAGGGGATGGCGCTGATCCTGGAGCGGCTGAGCTGA
- a CDS encoding response regulator transcription factor, translating to MTEIRVLIADDQAAVREGLALLLETMSDVTVVGQAGDGLEAAALAAELAPDVVLMDLNMPRSDGIEATATILAANPAIRVVVLTTYEDDTSIVGALRAGALGYLTKAATRADIERAVKAAAAGQAILDPAVQRQLLAAATGANTGTGNGTPTAPAAEPESADDLSPREADVLRLIAAGHSNREIAKKLFVGEATVKSHINRIFTKTGCRDRAQAVQYAFTHGYAEPGGK from the coding sequence GTGACCGAGATCCGAGTACTCATCGCCGACGACCAAGCCGCGGTCCGGGAAGGCCTGGCCCTGCTGCTGGAGACCATGTCCGACGTCACGGTGGTCGGGCAGGCCGGCGACGGGCTGGAGGCGGCGGCGCTGGCCGCCGAGCTGGCGCCCGACGTGGTGCTGATGGATCTCAACATGCCGCGTTCCGACGGGATCGAGGCGACCGCGACGATCCTGGCCGCGAACCCGGCCATCCGCGTGGTCGTGCTGACCACCTACGAGGACGACACCTCGATCGTCGGGGCACTGCGCGCCGGCGCGCTGGGCTACCTGACCAAGGCCGCGACGCGGGCCGACATCGAGCGCGCGGTGAAGGCGGCGGCGGCCGGGCAGGCGATTCTGGATCCGGCGGTCCAGCGGCAGCTGCTGGCAGCCGCGACCGGCGCGAACACGGGCACGGGCAACGGCACCCCGACGGCCCCGGCCGCCGAGCCGGAGTCCGCCGACGACCTGAGCCCGCGCGAAGCCGACGTCCTCCGGCTCATCGCCGCCGGACACTCCAACCGCGAGATCGCCAAGAAGCTGTTCGTCGGCGAGGCGACGGTGAAGTCGCACATCAACCGCATCTTCACCAAGACCGGCTGCCGCGACCGGGCCCAAGCCGTCCAGTACGCCTTCACCCACGGCTACGCCGAGCCCGGCGGGAAGTGA